A genomic segment from Streptomyces antibioticus encodes:
- the ruvB gene encoding Holliday junction branch migration DNA helicase RuvB, with product MNWDDTTDTDAAADRLVDSVADREDQAVEAALRPKDLGEFIGQEKVREQLDLVLRAARARGATADHVLLSGAPGLGKTTLSMIIAAEMGAPIRITSGPAIQHAGDLAAILSSLQEGEVLFLDEIHRMSRPAEEMLYMAMEDFRVDVIVGKGPGATAIPLELPPFTLVGATTRAGLLPPPLRDRFGFTAHMEFYEPAELQRVVHRSAHLLDVEIDTAGAAEIAGRSRGTPRIANRLLRRVRDYAQVKADGVIDRPIASAALAVYEVDARGLDRLDRAVLEALLKLFGGGPVGLSTLAVAVGEERETVEEVAEPFLVREGLLARTPRGRVATPAAWAHLGLTPPRAAGAGGQQDLFGT from the coding sequence ATGAACTGGGACGACACGACCGACACCGACGCCGCCGCGGACCGGCTGGTGGACTCGGTCGCCGACCGCGAGGACCAGGCCGTCGAGGCCGCCCTGCGCCCCAAGGACCTGGGCGAGTTCATCGGCCAGGAGAAGGTCCGCGAACAGCTCGACCTCGTGCTGCGCGCCGCACGCGCGCGCGGCGCCACCGCCGACCACGTGCTGCTCTCCGGCGCCCCCGGCCTCGGCAAGACCACCCTCTCCATGATCATCGCCGCCGAGATGGGCGCCCCCATCCGGATCACCTCCGGCCCCGCCATCCAGCACGCCGGCGACCTCGCCGCGATCCTCTCCTCCCTCCAGGAGGGCGAGGTCCTCTTCCTCGACGAGATCCACCGCATGTCCCGGCCCGCCGAGGAGATGCTCTACATGGCCATGGAGGACTTCCGGGTCGACGTGATCGTCGGCAAGGGCCCCGGCGCCACCGCCATCCCGCTCGAACTGCCGCCCTTCACCCTGGTCGGCGCCACCACCCGCGCGGGCCTGCTGCCGCCCCCGCTGCGCGACCGCTTCGGCTTCACCGCGCACATGGAGTTCTACGAGCCCGCGGAGCTCCAGCGGGTCGTCCACCGCTCCGCGCACCTCCTCGACGTCGAGATCGACACCGCGGGCGCCGCCGAGATCGCCGGCCGCTCCCGCGGCACGCCCCGTATCGCCAACCGGCTGCTGCGCCGCGTCCGCGACTACGCGCAGGTCAAGGCGGACGGCGTGATCGACCGCCCGATCGCCTCGGCGGCCCTCGCGGTGTACGAGGTCGACGCCCGCGGTCTCGACCGGCTGGACCGGGCCGTCCTGGAGGCCCTGCTCAAGCTGTTCGGCGGCGGCCCGGTCGGCCTGTCCACGCTCGCCGTCGCCGTGGGGGAGGAGCGCGAGACCGTCGAGGAGGTCGCCGAGCCGTTCCTCGTCCGGGAGGGGCTGCTCGCCCGCACCCCGCGCGGCCGCGTCGCGACCCCGGCCGCCTGGGCGCATCTCGGCCTCACGCCGCCGCGCGCGGCGGGGGCCGGCGGGCAGCAAGATCTGTTCGGGACATGA
- the ruvA gene encoding Holliday junction branch migration protein RuvA, producing MIAFVSGPVAALAPDSAVVEVGGIGIAVQCTPDTLSGLRLGRPAKLATSLVVREDSLTLYGFADDDERQVFELLQTASGVGPRLAQAMLAVHRPDALRRAVATGDEKALIAVPGIGKKGAQKLLLELKDRLGEPLGAPALGAPVTQGWRDQLHAALIGLGYATREADEAVTAVTPQAEAAEGAPQVGHLLKAALQTLNRAR from the coding sequence ATGATCGCCTTCGTGAGCGGACCGGTCGCCGCCCTCGCCCCCGACTCCGCGGTGGTCGAGGTGGGCGGCATCGGCATCGCCGTCCAGTGCACACCCGACACCCTGTCCGGACTGCGCCTGGGCCGCCCGGCGAAACTGGCCACCTCCCTCGTCGTGCGCGAGGACTCCCTGACCCTGTACGGCTTCGCGGACGACGACGAGCGACAGGTGTTCGAGCTGCTCCAGACCGCGAGCGGGGTCGGCCCGCGGCTCGCCCAGGCCATGCTCGCCGTGCACCGCCCCGACGCCCTGCGCCGCGCGGTGGCCACCGGTGACGAGAAGGCGCTGATCGCCGTCCCCGGCATCGGCAAGAAGGGCGCCCAGAAACTGCTCCTTGAGCTGAAGGACAGACTCGGCGAGCCGCTCGGCGCCCCCGCGCTCGGCGCCCCGGTCACCCAGGGCTGGCGCGACCAGTTGCACGCCGCCCTGATCGGCCTCGGCTACGCCACCCGCGAGGCCGACGAGGCCGTCACCGCCGTCACCCCGCAGGCCGAGGCCGCCGAGGGCGCCCCGCAGGTGGGCCACCTCCTCAAGGCCGCCCTCCAGACCCTGAACCGCGCCCGCTGA
- the ruvC gene encoding crossover junction endodeoxyribonuclease RuvC, with protein MRVLGVDPGLTRCGVGVVEGVAGRPLTMLGVGVVRTPADAELGQRLVAVEQGIEQWLDEHRPEFVAVERVFSQHNVRTVMGTAQASAVAMLCAARRGIPVALHTPSEVKAAVTGSGRADKAQVGAMVTRLLRLAAPPKPADAADALALAICHIWRAPAQNRLQQAVALHAAGAPSTSKGRRG; from the coding sequence GTGCGGGTACTCGGGGTCGACCCCGGACTGACGCGATGCGGTGTCGGAGTCGTCGAGGGCGTCGCGGGGCGGCCGTTGACGATGCTCGGCGTCGGTGTCGTCCGCACGCCCGCGGACGCCGAGTTGGGGCAGCGCCTGGTCGCCGTCGAGCAGGGCATCGAGCAGTGGCTCGACGAGCACCGGCCCGAATTCGTCGCCGTGGAGCGGGTGTTCAGCCAGCACAACGTCCGGACCGTGATGGGCACCGCCCAGGCCAGCGCCGTCGCCATGCTGTGCGCCGCCCGGCGCGGCATCCCCGTCGCCCTGCACACGCCCAGCGAGGTCAAGGCCGCCGTCACCGGCAGCGGCCGCGCCGACAAGGCCCAGGTCGGCGCCATGGTCACCCGGCTGCTCCGGCTCGCCGCGCCCCCCAAGCCCGCCGACGCCGCCGACGCCCTCGCCCTCGCCATCTGCCACATCTGGCGCGCTCCCGCGCAGAACCGGTTGCAGCAGGCCGTCGCCCTGCACGCGGCCGGCGCACCCTCGACATCGAAAGGCCGCAGAGGATGA
- a CDS encoding YebC/PmpR family DNA-binding transcriptional regulator: MSGHSKWATTKHKKAVIDAKRGKLFAKLIKNIEVAARMGGVDLEGNPTLYDAVQKAKKQSVPNKNIDSAIKRGGGLEAGGADYETIMYEGYGPNGVAVLIECLTDNRNRAASDVRVAMTRNGGSMADPGSVSYLFNRKGVVIVPKGELSEDDVLGAVLDAGAEEVNDLGESFEVLSEATDLVAVRSALQDAGIDYDSAEANFVPTMQVELDEEGAKKIFKLIDALEDSDDVQNVFANFDVSDEIMEKVDA, encoded by the coding sequence ATGTCCGGCCACTCTAAATGGGCTACGACGAAGCACAAGAAGGCCGTGATCGACGCCAAGCGCGGCAAGCTCTTCGCGAAGCTGATCAAGAACATCGAGGTCGCCGCGCGGATGGGCGGCGTCGACCTCGAGGGCAACCCCACGCTGTACGACGCCGTCCAGAAGGCCAAGAAGCAGTCGGTCCCGAACAAGAACATCGACTCCGCCATCAAGCGCGGCGGCGGTCTCGAGGCCGGCGGCGCCGACTACGAGACGATCATGTACGAGGGCTACGGTCCGAACGGCGTCGCGGTGCTCATCGAGTGCCTCACCGACAACCGCAACCGCGCCGCCTCCGACGTGCGCGTGGCCATGACCCGCAACGGCGGCTCCATGGCCGACCCGGGCTCGGTGTCGTACCTGTTCAACCGCAAGGGCGTCGTCATCGTCCCCAAGGGCGAGCTGTCCGAGGACGACGTCCTCGGTGCCGTCCTGGACGCCGGTGCCGAGGAGGTCAACGACCTCGGCGAGTCCTTCGAGGTGCTCAGCGAGGCCACCGACCTGGTCGCCGTCCGCAGCGCCCTCCAGGACGCCGGGATCGACTACGACTCAGCCGAGGCCAACTTCGTCCCGACCATGCAGGTCGAGCTGGACGAGGAGGGCGCCAAGAAGATCTTCAAGCTGATCGACGCGCTGGAGGACAGCGACGACGTGCAGAACGTCTTCGCCAACTTCGACGTCAGCGACGAGATCATGGAGAAGGTCGACGCGTAA
- the pdxT gene encoding pyridoxal 5'-phosphate synthase glutaminase subunit PdxT: MSTPVIGVLALQGDVREHLVALAAADAVARPVRRPEELAEVDGLVIPGGESTTISKLAVLFGVMEPLRARVRAGMPVYGTCAGLIMLADKILDPRSGQETVGGIDMIVRRNAFGRQNESFEAAVDVKGVEGDPVEGVFIRAPWVESVSAAAEVLAEHDGHIVAVRQGNALATSFHPELTGDHRMHALFVDMVRANGTAESL, encoded by the coding sequence ATGAGCACACCTGTCATCGGCGTCCTGGCCCTCCAGGGCGACGTACGGGAGCACCTCGTCGCCCTGGCCGCGGCCGACGCCGTGGCCAGGCCGGTGCGGCGCCCCGAGGAACTCGCCGAGGTGGACGGCCTGGTCATCCCCGGCGGCGAGTCCACCACCATCTCCAAGCTGGCCGTCCTGTTCGGCGTGATGGAACCTCTCCGCGCGCGGGTGCGGGCCGGGATGCCGGTCTACGGCACCTGCGCCGGCCTGATCATGCTCGCCGACAAGATCCTCGACCCGCGCTCGGGCCAGGAGACCGTCGGCGGGATCGACATGATCGTGCGCCGCAACGCCTTCGGACGCCAGAACGAGTCCTTCGAGGCGGCGGTCGACGTCAAGGGCGTCGAGGGCGATCCTGTAGAGGGCGTCTTCATCCGCGCCCCCTGGGTGGAGTCCGTGAGCGCCGCGGCCGAGGTGCTCGCCGAGCACGACGGCCATATCGTCGCGGTCCGTCAGGGCAACGCGCTGGCCACCTCGTTCCACCCGGAACTGACCGGCGACCACCGGATGCACGCCCTGTTCGTCGACATGGTGCGCGCGAACGGCACGGCGGAGTCCTTGTAG
- the pdxS gene encoding pyridoxal 5'-phosphate synthase lyase subunit PdxS codes for MSSIENQAPEIGTARVKRGMAEQLKGGVIMDVVTPEQAKIAEDAGAVAVMALERVPADIRKDGGVARMSDPDMIEGIIEAVSIPVMAKSRIGHFVEAQVLQSLGVDYIDESEVLTPADEVNHSDKFAFTTPFVCGATNLGEALRRIAEGAAMIRSKGEAGTGNVVEAVRHLRQIKNEIARLRGYDNNELYAAAKELRAPYELVKEVAELGKLPVVLFSAGGVATPADAALMRQLGAEGVFVGSGIFKSGDPAKRAAAIVKATTFYDDPKIIADASRNLGEAMVGINCDTLPEAERYANRGW; via the coding sequence GTGTCCAGCATCGAGAACCAGGCCCCCGAGATCGGCACCGCCCGTGTGAAGCGCGGCATGGCCGAGCAGCTCAAGGGCGGCGTGATCATGGACGTCGTGACGCCTGAGCAGGCGAAGATCGCCGAGGACGCGGGCGCCGTCGCCGTCATGGCCCTGGAGCGGGTCCCGGCCGACATCCGCAAGGACGGCGGCGTGGCCCGGATGTCCGACCCGGACATGATCGAGGGCATCATCGAGGCCGTCTCGATCCCGGTCATGGCGAAGTCCCGCATCGGCCACTTCGTCGAGGCGCAGGTGCTCCAGTCCCTCGGTGTCGACTACATCGACGAGTCCGAGGTCCTCACCCCGGCCGACGAGGTCAACCACAGCGACAAGTTCGCCTTCACGACGCCGTTCGTCTGCGGCGCCACCAACCTCGGTGAGGCCCTGCGCCGGATCGCCGAGGGTGCCGCGATGATCCGCTCCAAGGGCGAGGCCGGCACCGGCAACGTCGTGGAGGCCGTCCGTCACCTGCGTCAGATCAAGAACGAGATCGCCCGTCTGCGCGGCTACGACAACAACGAGCTGTACGCCGCCGCCAAGGAGCTGCGCGCCCCCTACGAGCTGGTCAAGGAGGTCGCCGAGCTGGGCAAGCTCCCGGTCGTGCTGTTCTCCGCCGGCGGTGTGGCCACCCCGGCCGACGCCGCGCTGATGCGCCAGCTCGGCGCCGAGGGCGTCTTCGTCGGCTCCGGCATCTTCAAGTCCGGCGACCCGGCCAAGCGCGCCGCCGCCATCGTGAAGGCCACCACCTTCTACGACGACCCGAAGATCATCGCGGACGCGTCCCGCAACCTCGGCGAGGCCATGGTCGGCATCAACTGCGACACCCTCCCCGAGGCCGAGCGCTACGCCAACCGCGGCTGGTAG
- a CDS encoding membrane protein, whose translation MTGTLIWALVVLVAIGLYLSWTAGRLDRLHARIDATRAALDAQLLRRASVAQELATSGVLDPAASIVLYEAAHAARQSEEEQREVAESDLSQALRAVFADAAQVEAVRAVPGGEAATGELTEAVRRVPMARRFHNDAVGAARRLRAHRKVRWFRLAGHAPFPMAFEMDDEPPPALVERAA comes from the coding sequence GTGACCGGAACACTCATCTGGGCCCTCGTCGTGCTTGTCGCGATCGGTCTGTATCTGAGCTGGACGGCGGGGCGGCTGGATCGGCTGCACGCCCGGATCGACGCCACGCGTGCCGCGCTGGACGCGCAACTGCTGCGCCGGGCGTCCGTGGCGCAGGAACTGGCCACCTCCGGGGTGCTCGACCCGGCCGCCTCGATCGTGCTGTACGAGGCCGCGCACGCCGCACGGCAGAGCGAGGAGGAACAGCGCGAGGTCGCCGAGAGCGATCTGAGCCAGGCCCTGCGGGCGGTCTTCGCGGACGCGGCGCAGGTGGAAGCCGTGCGTGCGGTACCGGGCGGAGAGGCGGCGACCGGTGAACTCACCGAAGCGGTACGCCGCGTGCCGATGGCCCGGCGGTTCCACAACGACGCCGTCGGCGCGGCCCGGCGGCTGCGCGCGCACCGCAAGGTCCGCTGGTTCCGCCTCGCCGGCCACGCGCCCTTCCCGATGGCCTTCGAGATGGACGACGAGCCGCCGCCGGCCCTCGTCGAGCGCGCGGCCTGA
- a CDS encoding glycosyltransferase family 4 protein, with protein sequence MRIGIVCPYSWDVPGGVQFHIRDLAEYFIRLGHEVSVLAPADDDTPLPPYVVSAGRAVPVPYNGSVARLNFGFLSAARVRRWLHDGSFDVVHIHEPTSPSLGLLTCWAAQGPIVATFHTSNPRSRAMIAAYSILQAALEKISARIAVSEYARRTLVEHLGGDAVVIPNGVDVDFFAKAEPKAEWQGETLGFVGRIDEPRKGLPVLMKALPRIFAERPEARLLVAGRGDAEEAVAGLPKELRSRVEFLGMVSDEDKARFLRSVDLYVAPNTGGESFGIILVEAMSAGAPVLASDLDAFAQVLDQGAAGELFTNEDADALADAAIRLLGDPGRREELRARGSAHVRRFDWSTVGADILSVYETVTAGAAAVAATDDDRGSLRSRLGLARD encoded by the coding sequence GTGAGGATCGGCATCGTCTGCCCGTACTCCTGGGACGTGCCGGGCGGCGTCCAGTTCCACATCCGCGACCTCGCCGAGTACTTCATCCGGCTCGGCCACGAGGTGTCCGTGCTCGCCCCGGCGGACGACGACACCCCGCTGCCACCGTACGTCGTCTCGGCCGGGCGCGCGGTCCCGGTGCCGTACAACGGCTCGGTGGCCCGGCTGAACTTCGGCTTCCTCAGCGCCGCGCGCGTGCGGCGCTGGCTGCACGACGGCTCCTTCGACGTCGTCCACATCCACGAGCCGACCTCGCCCTCGCTCGGGCTGCTGACCTGCTGGGCGGCGCAGGGGCCGATCGTGGCCACCTTCCACACCTCCAACCCGCGCTCGCGCGCGATGATCGCCGCGTACTCGATCCTCCAGGCCGCCCTGGAGAAGATCAGCGCGCGGATCGCCGTGAGCGAGTACGCCCGCCGCACCCTGGTCGAGCACCTCGGCGGGGACGCGGTCGTCATCCCCAACGGCGTCGACGTCGACTTCTTCGCGAAGGCCGAGCCCAAGGCCGAGTGGCAGGGCGAAACGCTCGGGTTCGTCGGCCGTATCGACGAGCCCCGCAAGGGCCTGCCGGTGCTGATGAAGGCCCTGCCGAGGATCTTCGCCGAGCGGCCGGAGGCCCGGCTGCTGGTCGCCGGGCGCGGTGACGCCGAGGAGGCGGTGGCCGGTCTGCCGAAGGAACTGCGCTCGCGCGTGGAGTTCCTCGGCATGGTCAGCGACGAGGACAAGGCCCGCTTCCTGCGCAGCGTCGACCTGTACGTCGCCCCCAACACCGGCGGCGAGAGCTTCGGCATCATCCTCGTCGAGGCCATGTCCGCCGGGGCACCGGTGCTCGCCTCCGACCTCGACGCCTTCGCCCAGGTCCTCGACCAGGGAGCCGCGGGCGAACTCTTCACCAACGAGGACGCGGACGCGCTGGCCGACGCGGCGATCCGCCTCCTCGGCGACCCCGGACGCCGCGAGGAACTCCGCGCGCGGGGCAGCGCCCACGTCCGCCGCTTCGACTGGTCGACGGTCGGCGCGGACATCCTGTCGGTCTACGAAACGGTCACAGCGGGAGCGGCGGCGGTCGCGGCGACGGACGACGACCGGGGGTCGCTGCGGTCGCGGCTGGGGTTGGCGCGGGACTGA
- a CDS encoding phosphatidylinositol mannoside acyltransferase, with protein sequence MSAQERLTDALYGLGWGAVKKLPEPVAVRLGRSIADLAWKKRGKGVRRLESNYARVVPGAGAERLAELSRAGMRSYLRYWMESFRLPAWSEERIRTGFEPLDVHHLTDGIASDRGVILALPHMANWDLAGAWVTTELKTPFTTVAERLKPETLYDRFVAYREGLGMEVLPHNGGSAFGTLARRLRDGGLVCLVAERDLSASGVEVTFFGDTATMPAGPALLAQQTGALLLPVTLWYDDSPVMRGRVHPPIEVPGSGTRAEKTSVMTQALADAFASGIADHPEDWHMLQRLWLSDLDPTKGPA encoded by the coding sequence GTCGCCGTCCGCCTCGGCCGGTCGATCGCGGACCTCGCGTGGAAGAAGCGCGGCAAGGGCGTGCGGCGGCTGGAGAGCAACTACGCGCGCGTGGTGCCCGGCGCGGGCGCCGAGCGGCTGGCCGAGCTGTCCCGCGCGGGCATGCGCTCGTACCTGCGCTACTGGATGGAGTCGTTCCGGCTGCCCGCGTGGAGCGAGGAGCGGATCAGGACCGGCTTCGAGCCGTTGGACGTCCACCATCTGACCGACGGCATCGCCTCCGACCGGGGTGTCATCCTCGCGCTGCCCCACATGGCGAACTGGGACCTGGCGGGCGCCTGGGTCACCACCGAGCTGAAGACGCCGTTCACCACGGTCGCCGAACGCCTCAAGCCGGAGACGCTGTACGACCGTTTCGTCGCCTACCGCGAGGGCCTCGGCATGGAGGTCCTGCCGCACAACGGCGGCTCCGCCTTCGGCACCCTGGCGCGGCGGCTGCGCGACGGCGGGCTGGTCTGTCTGGTCGCCGAGCGCGATCTGTCCGCCTCGGGCGTCGAGGTGACGTTCTTCGGCGACACGGCGACCATGCCGGCGGGGCCCGCCCTGCTGGCCCAGCAGACTGGCGCGCTGCTGCTGCCGGTCACCCTCTGGTACGACGACTCGCCCGTCATGCGGGGCCGCGTCCATCCCCCGATCGAGGTACCCGGCTCAGGTACCCGGGCCGAGAAGACGTCTGTGATGACACAGGCGCTCGCGGACGCCTTCGCCTCGGGCATCGCCGACCATCCGGAGGACTGGCACATGCTTCAGCGGTTGTGGCTCTCGGACCTCGATCCCACCAAGGGGCCCGCGTGA